GAACCTTCTGCTGATCAGTGAGGGAATTGAGGGTTCCAGCTTTGAGGGTGGAGAAGGCGTTATCAGTGGGTGCAAATACAGTCAAACCCTGGTTTGAATTGTTGAGTTGGGTATTGATCTGGTCTGCCACTTGGGTGCTCTTCATAAGCCTGATCAGGATGGTATACTGACCAGCCTTCTCGAGGATCTGGGTAATGTTGGTGGGACCAGAAGGCGCCGGAGCCTGTGATGGCTGGGCTAGGGTTGCCGGGaagtggaagaaaaagaaaacaagcgAGAAGAAGAAAGCACATTGCTTCATCATATTTGCAGTGAGGAAGGTGGGTGGGTTGGGGTCTTCTGCCTGAGAAGAGTACtgtaagaagaaaagaaaagagaaagtgttTGATGAAATGAAGGTACGTAGGAGGGGTTTTATGGAGAAGAAAGAGCCGAGTTAGGTAAAGTGGGTGGAATGGAATTTAGTTAGATAACCTTAAAATCTTAGCTTTATTGGAAAGGTGGTGGACTGAATAAGAGAGAACACTGTTACAGCTACCAGTTTGCTTGGAAATGCAGGAAAATCACAATGGACACACATATCATGGGGTGTCGGGAAAATAAAGATACATGAATGATTGCTTTGCCTTCACTTATATTTGTAGGAAAAAACTAATTTGATTGCCACAACCTCACGAAAGAAGCTTCCGCAATTCTGCATTTGCAAGACCATTTCGGTGAGATATTCATGATTGCGGCGTTTGGGTTGGGGCCAGTTCCTCCCGGTTGGTTACCCTGTAACCATTGCTTTTGGGCTCCTTCCATCCAGTCATTCCCCTTACTCATTTGAAATGGGCTGGAGAAGATTACACTCTGTAACAAGACTTTCCTATTTTACAATATTGGGAAAATGACTCATCCTCAAGGATTCATCTGAGCTACTTATGTGACATCACAATGACATTCCAACCGAGCCTTCGTCATTGAGGGAGAAATGATTCAAACCAATTAAAAGAGCTTTTGCTTTCTCATTGGTTGATCCAAACAGGGCATTAATCACTCTGAAGCACGTTTCAGCCCACCACCTTCCTTGCCTTTGGGGGCCCATTAGACAAGCATGGCCCAGTTTTAGACCATTCAAGATAACTCCTTCCCGCCCAATGGTAAGAAAGAGGAAGCAGACAGTACTGGGCCCAACTGGCCTGATCACTTAGTGGGCAACCCAAATCCTTTAATTGTTTAAGGATTCAAGTTGGGCCAGCATTGGAACATCTCACCCAAATCTTGAAGTGGACCTTTCCTTCCTTTTGGCCTCTCCTTCCTTTTTCTGCCATTTGTAATATGTcccttgctttttttttttttctttttttttttaaacgtaATTTTCtgaacaaaataaatacataatttctatattaagataataataataataataataaacccacaattaacaattttaattaagcggttataaaatttaaatatatatttgtatgtatattaaattattaataatattatatccaTGGCTGAAATTCTGAAATCATCTTTAGCCATGAACCGCGAAGCACAGAATCGGGCGCTCTTGATCTGAAAGTCATTAGCAGAAGAGGCAGAGAAGAGAGGAAGGGAAGAAGGGAGGAGGATTTGGATGCGATGAACTCATGCTTCACCAGCCATCACAACCGTCGATATGATCAACAGCAGCAACATCAACGGTGGGATGTCGTCGCCGTCATCGTCGTCTGTCAACCCTCGTTCGCCGGGCCTTAAGACCTACTTCAAAACGCCCGAGGGCCGCTACAAGCTCCATTACGAGAAGACTCATCCCTCTAGTCTTCTTCAATACCCTCATGGAAAATCCGTCactcaggttttttttttttttttttgcctgtTTGATTGGTGAGAAATGTAGGAAATTACGGGAAATTGAAGGTTTAGATGTTGGGTTTTTTCGTTGTTTAGGAGCTGAGGAAGGAGACACCTGAACTTTAACTGAGGATGATGCAATTGTTTGGGATTCAGTGAAACATCATAAATGtttatgtttcttttgttttcgtATGTTTTCTATGCAATCAAAGGGGTGACTAGGGTTTcgttctctctctagaaatcGATTTTGAATCATTGGCACAATTAACTAGTTTTTAAGCTTTCGAGTAAGAAGTAAAATGAATGTTGGATTCAAAgttttgagtttaattaatgtttttgtCTTCTAGTttcctcagcaaccaaacgaaGGGTAGAATTTTTCTCTCAATAGAAATGTATTTCTAATTATCTTCATTTGGTTGTGATTTTCAGGTAACCCTTGCGTATCTGAAGGAGAAGCAGGCACAGCTGGCGCCAACACCAAGCTCGAGTATGAGTGCCTCCAGTGGAGTGAGGTTTGCAGCGGCCAGGTTCTTAGGGGGAGGTAATGGTGGTCGAACTCTTAGTTTCGTGGGAGGGAATGGCGCAAGTAAATCGTTTACTGGAACCAGTAGGAGCAGTTCATTGGGAGGTTTGAGTAATTGTAATTCAATGCTTACTTCTAATTATGATGGGAAAGGGACATATCTTATATTCAATTTAGGGGACACAATCTATATCAGCGATTTTAATTCACAGGATAAGGTAATTTGGTGTTCTTGAACTTTGTTCTTTCACATAATATTGGTTGTTTGGTTTGAAAGTTATGTTGAGGAATTTGGTTTTTGTGATATAGGATCCTATAAAAGCAATACATTTTAGCAATTCAAACCCTGTCTGCCATGCATTTGATGCAGAAGCTAAAGACGGGCATGACTTGCTTATTGGATTGAATTCTGGGGATGgtaaatgttttcatttttttttatttgtaacttGTTTTTAGAAGAATAAGGTTGTGACATGCTTTGTGTGTACTTGATTTTGTAGTCTATTCGGTCTCTCTGAGGCAGCAATTACAAGATTTTGGTAAGAAACTTGTCGGTGCCCAGCATTATAACAAAGATGGTTCTGTTAGTACCAGGCAagagttaatttcattttctagattgcttctttgtttcctttattctttgttttgattGCTCAATTCAAATTGCTGGGTTATGTACCTCATATAACTGTGTCCACTTTGCCCTTGTTTTGCTGGGTGaacaattataattttatattcaaaccTTCAAATTTTCCCTTCTGGTGAGAATTGTCACATATGGGTTTCTTCCCAATTGGTATCCATTTTTTCAAGCATTTCAAGTTTGTTTCTGCCAAGTTAGATCAGATGAGAATATTCCTCTGGAGGTGGGAGATCATAATTTACAATAAACCCATTTTCATTCTCAGCTGCCATTAACTGCTTTTCTCTTAATATCAAATTGGTATGTAATTGGTGATTGAAACTAAGCAATTGTTGTTGTAATGATGggattaaattagaattaattgtAGTCACTTTTGGGTTTGGGAGTTTCACCCAACGTAAAATATTCCTGCAACAAGGGCAAGATCAACACATCAGCTTTTATTGATGTCTATTTCTGAAGAATTCTAGGGAATCATTTTgcttttttgtttcaaattggAAAGACATCTTACATGCATGCCATTCTCATGATCTCTTATGAAGTCTCTGAATTTGAGGAATATCTCTTGTTTAACctaaataaaatcttatataCTTGTTAAAAACAATGAGGACCATGAAGGGGAGCTGCAAAATTGAGTATGGTAGAAATTATTGTGAGCAGGGTGAAAATAATGAGAACAGTTTAAGCATTTTCATCTTGTTATGGTCTTTGAAATTTAATCAATTTGTGCTTTGATCACTGTTACAAACATATTTTAAGCAATGTGGTATTAAAAGGGAATGTGAATGCACAGTCAGTGGTGTAGTTTAtcaaaaagagaacaaaataaagaaaacacaaaCAGTATGGCTTCTCATTGATGCTcttttccaattattttatgCCAATCAGACTCTGGATAAATTGACCTCTTGTTGACTGCATAACCTTGTTCTCCACTTTTTTCCTCAAATCTAAACATAACAgggaagcatttttttttttttatttcttttttatttttttaataggtattACAGGAAAGTATTTTTGTTTGCTAGTATAATCTGTGATTCCACCATTTATGCAATTAGTTTGAAAGGCATGAGCTTCAGTCAGCTGACTGGTTATGGTTACATGATTTAATGTCTTAAATTGTgacatttttagaattattatatttcatttgaattatatgttttatattgTGACATGTAGATGTTGGCTTTTACATCTTGTTAATAGTCTGAATATGCAAGCAACTAGTTGTTTTCAACAGTCGATGTACTAGCATTGCTTGGATTCCTCAAGGCGATGGTGCTTTTGCTGTTGCTCACTCTGATGGAAACTTGTACGTGTATGAAAAGGCAAGCCTCCAATTTCAATTGAAGCACCCATCTTCTTTCTGGCATAACTGTCATAAATAAGtgtaattttcttcttatttcattttaggGTAAGGACGGAACAGGTGATTCTTCCTTCCCAGTTATCAAGGATCAAACTCAGTTTACTGTTGCACATGCACGGTCCAGTAAGGTAACTGAAAAAGTTATTTCTATTGGCAGTCTGGAACTATTTGGACATGTACTTCATCATGCTACTCTATCATTTACTTGTTCTAGTTTGTAGTAGGTGTTTAAGAACAGTTGTGAGCACCAATAATGGAAAAATGAGTAGGTCTCACCTTTTAAGCATGTCTTAGAACAAAGTAGTTACtgattaaatatttataattaaaatgtcATGAgtgatttttaagattttattaaatttaaattccatttttaccCTTCAaactaaattctttttaatactCATTCCCTGGAATAAATTTCACTAGCTAATAAACTTTTAGTTTTTTGGACACCAGTAtttcattttttcccctttttgattatataattaaaaaaaaaggctttaatGGGGATGATTgatatattttagattttatagctggatttatttatttttttaattgtttatgtaCATTGTGAAGCAATTTGAGTCTCCAACGATGCCCAAACTCCTCTATTACATTAATATATCAtctcaaaattaataatgatattaataatagtagaaatgttgatgatgatgatgacaacGACGATGACAACAATGcgttattattatataaattataaactgAACTCATGTTATATTAAACATcagttatttgaaaatatttatatgactcattgttattttaaaatttcatgtaTAAATGTGAAACTACGAATTTGTTATCGCGATTAAAACAGAAGCTTCTTTTCTGACAGAAGCtcttatttctttgaaaaatcttCTTAAAATGTGTCTTGAATCGATTTATGTAGCTCAAGCTATTATTGTGTCAACATGGCACAAGTTTTAATGATTCGTATATGGGTTAAATCATAAATCTGTCAATGCagcatgttaattaaataaatcaaaataggTTAAATATGTTGAAACCCTGAACCTGAACCCAACTTGTTTAAATATTAGATTCATGTCATTTTTGAGTAATGTTCATAGGTTGTGTTAAGAAGTTTCACCTTTAGATGTTAAGGACTAGTTtgttaataaaatgtttttagacaGAATTAGCACACTTAGAAGTAAagaccatttttttaaatagaggataattttaatttctttgtttataaaCAGTTAATTCTGGCTATAAATTTCAGATGATATCTTTCACTTGTACAccattcaaaaattataattcgATATTAATATTTCAAcacttaatttttagttttatcaaatacttcttTACATGAGTTCAATGTAAATTTTGGAATAGCCAGCatctattaattattaaacaatataaaatttaagtatGGTGTTTGAAACATCTAAAACTCAGGCACTCTCTGTAAATGAACTCTAGGTAATAAACATCCATAGATATGACTAATCAAATAATACTGGAGCTGATTATAGTAACAAGTGTTTTAGACTTCTTTTTCCAATTTCTTCCATGATTACTTCTTGAAACTTCAATCTTATACTATCAGGTGGATAGTGATGAAAACAAGAGTTGGATGAGCATTTCAAATTAATCTGCCAACCCTATGTCTTTCAGTTTCTTAAATGGCATACTTTTACTCCCAATCCTGACTTTTTTTCGGATGTGATGCAGTCTTATGTGTAAATGTGCTccctcgctctctctctctctcgtgtatatatatatatatacatattccTACGAGAATACACTTTTCTTGTATTAAATCAAACCAGTACTTTTCAGATCATTGTTGTTAAAGGTGTGTCTTAGGTCGGCCTATGCCCCCAAAGTGCAACCACTTCCTAGCTGTAGTGCCTTCTTTGCTGAAGCATGCTCCTCCTTGGAGAGGCACAACtaatctattttctttctttgtttctttctttttttaatcctttttacactcatattcttgaaatttttgaatgaaCATTAAAAGTCCGCATAATTGCATTACTTTTTGTTTGAtacttcttttaaatgtttgatatcttgatttatttattgctGAGATTGGAATTTTGATGATGCATGAATTAAAGCTGAATGTTTGCATGTCcaaatttacaataatttataaaattgatataaagCGTAGGTTGTGCTTTACTTCACTGAGGCATGCACCTTAGATTGTGCATTGTGCCTAAACCCTAGGAGAGCCTTGCACTTTACGACTTTCAGAACTATGAATCGAATGTGTCCACAACATGTTTGTTGAATACCTGCCATGTGTATGATGGCAGAATATGTCCAAGCATGTCAGAAGGGTTtaagtttagttttaaattattgaagaaaaaagccaaagcCATCTAGCAAGAGTGTTGCATATATGTTGggttttgattttctatgattTATTTGCAGAGCAATCCAGTTGCCAGATGGCATATCTGCCAAGGTTCAATCAATAGCATTGCTTTCTCATCTGATGGGACATATTTGGCAACTGTTGGTAGAGATGGTATTTGTCGATGCGATATTCTTCTGATTTCATGGATAAGTGCTGACAATATATAGATGCTGAAATCAAGTACCAAATGTAGGTTATTTACGGGTATTTGACTACTcaaaagaacaactaatatgTGGTGGAAAAAGTTATTATGGCGCTCTTCTGTGTTGTGCCTggaggtaaataaaaaataaaaacttctaatGCTTTCATATGCAGATGATACCAGTTtgtcaatatttattttctagaaCATTTTATCACATCTCACATACATCATTCCCTAGTCATTTCCCTTTAATGGACCATTAAAAGCTTTGAAACAAGATCATATTTGACATTTACATGCTGTTCCCCCAGCTTGGATGGTAAATACATTTTGACTGGTGGTGAAGATGATCTAGTTCAAGTTTGGAGTATGGAAGATCGGAAGGTAGTAGCATGGGGCGAGGGGCACAGCTCATGGGTAAGTGTTGTACTGAACTACTAGCATTCTATTTAAAGCTTCCTCCGCATGGCCATCTTATTACTTTAGATTTTATGGTCCACAGGTGAGTGGAGTGGCTTTTGACTCATATTGGTCATCACCATCTTCAGATGGCACTGGGGAAAGTGTGATGTACCGATTTGGTTCTGTTGGTCAGGTATGTCCAGTTGTCTGTTTTTCTTAGCCCATACAATTAGATGCATAATTCTTTCTTCCTCATCTTTGTACTTTTTGCTCTTTGTAATTCCTCAGTTCTTTTATCTAATGCTTTGTTGCTGCACTAACCAGTTCTTTAAAGTAGCACTACACTTAAACCATATAGGAAGATTTTAGCTAATATGTGAATCCATTTATTTCAGTTGTTGGAAAGAAACTTTACTGTTGTAATTTAGGAGATTGGACTGCATGGGAAATGACTGTCTCAACAAACCCTACTATCAAGTCTTGTAAAACCACTGCATGTCAAGGATTATTGACTAGTTCTTATTTGGGCAATATTGCAACCCATGTTTCCCATGTTGGGTATCAGCATAAGCTTAAAATCCAGGGGCAAGATTACAAATACCTTTAGATGTTGAAGATCTTGTTTCCGCCAAAGTTCTAAAATATTCAAGAGATGAACTGGGATTGCTatgggagggtttgtgggaggttccaggttcgAGTCCCAATGGGGAacaaaatttacttcaaataaaaaataaaaataaataaaaataaaaaaatagaaattggcATTGCTTGGAATCAagtgaaatttcaaaatttcacaaATCTTGTTAAGTTTTGAGGCCTATAAACCAGGTCATGGACATGCTAATAGATAAACTATGACAAACAACATTTACAGCTTGCATCTTGTGTTCAGGTTATACAAGTGTGAATGAAAAACTTAACTAAAACCTTATTAATAAACTTTATGGGCATCCAAGAGAGCCTGGGTCATGTTTAAAGGAGCTAAAAATccaactgcatcaaatcttggCCCATCATTTACTGATATAGATGTTCCAAATATATAACTAGGGAGAGAATAAAAGCAATATATTACATCTCATGTGATGGTAACATCTTAAGGCTACTAGCCTATTACATTATGGAATCTTTAGATCTGATGacagttattttctatttctttttttttcttttccttacagatatttttttctttgtttttttcaattataaccTTGACAGTTAATCCGTAGAATGTAACATCCTCTCCCTTTACAGTGCAGTAAAAAGTCAAAAAgccttttgaagaaaaaatagtcTATTGCTTTGTTGCTTTCTTCTAAATATGaatgtttatttgattttcatttaatgAAATTATCATTGATATTCATGCAACTTTTTGTCTGTAAGCAGGACACTCAGTTGCTTCTATGGGACCTGTCAATGGAGGAGATTGTAGTTCCACTTCGCAGGTGTCCCCCTGGTGGTTCCCCCACATTCGGCAGTGGAAGCCAGTCATCTCATTGGGATAGCATTTCTCCAGTGGGCACTCTCCAACCTGCTCCAAGCATGCAAGATGTTCCAAAACTCTCCCCAGTAGTTGCCCACCGTGTCCATTCTGAACCTCTATCTGGCTTAATTTTTACCCAGGAATCTATTCTCACTGCATGTCGAGAAGGGCATGTGAAATTTTGGATGAGACCCAGGTCCTCTGAAAGCCCACCGAGTAACTCAGAAGGTCTTTTAAGTACTATTTCAAAGGAGAAGCTGCTAATGCCTGGCAAGGTTGGCGGATCtagtttcaaataatttaagaaaaaaaatataaaaaaaataaaataaaatgagttatttCCAAAAGCACTTTCCACGGAGTTGATTCTCAGTTTGAAAATATGACTATTTATGCCTTTCTGCCCAGTTGGTTCCTTCAGATTGCCATGTGTTACAAATGTTGGGTTGGGTCATTGAGTCAATCAACATGAGTATGTGCAGAGAGATTAACCAACTGGTTCTGCTGTATATTCTCACGGGTGACATTAAATTAATGGCACTGAGATTGAGAGATAGAGATGTTTAGTGAACATACACAGGCTATACGAAGTGACCCCTTTTTGCTGCGATGTTTCTAATTATAGGTAGTAATAAGGGAAGTTGTTCCATGGGAATCTCTTTTAAGGCTTGTATTTGAATCCCACTTTTCAAAAGACATCATGAATACAGAGGGATTTCTATTTGCTGTTTAATGTTCTtctgaatttccaaattttgccATGTTGAACTCTCTAAATTTAAGTTCCCAAGTAGAAGGATTTTGTAGGCCTAGTTTGTTATGCCTCTTAAGTGGGTGTTTTTATACACTGCAGAGTATTTTTGTGTTTACTGGCTTGACTAACAGCTAAATTTTTATTACATGTATGGTAATATTTGGTTGTTGAAGATGGATTAGTTGATTGGTTCCCTGGATGCACTTGTTTTTTTTGCCCTCGGCCATTCTCAGTGTAGCTTTTCGCAGGAGATTCAAGGGTACTGCAACTAGCCtagtgaagaatttgaagatacTGCAAGTAGCCAAATGAAGAACTTGATATTCAGCAAAGTAGTTAGGAGCCAAAACCTGTAATTTGAGTTGTCCAACTAGCTAGTCTATATGCCAAAGTGCAACACCTTTAATTGATGTTTTGAGGAGACCATCACAATAGCCTTCGACTCGTATTAAGCCTGTTGGGTGGCCCTTTGAATTGATAAATGTCCAGTAAATACAGGAACCTTTTTCAAGAAGAGTAAGTGCTCTCTCAGCTTAAGATTACCTATCGACCTTGGGGGCCTGATTTGGAAATCCAAACTAGCCGCCAAAAGCTACTCTTCTTACCCCTTTgcccaaaataaaaaacctgCTGAATAAGAACCTGCGGATTGGTCAATCATTCAATGAATGTGAGCAAGTTCTCTAAGATAAGTGATCAGGGCATGAATCCAATCAGCTGATCTGGATTTTTCACTTCAAAACATTCCCCCCTGCTGAAGGAATGAACATATAGCATTATTTGATAAGCCATGATTTACCCAATATAAAAGAGGATAATTAGCCTTTCCCTGCTATCAGGCCAGTTCATGGCCATCTAACAGAAATACACACAAATCCACCCTTACCATAATTGAggctaaaatattaaaaattattgttcttCAATGAAATATGCACTTGATACAACAAGCATAGAAACTGCATCAATTAAATGTTGTGTGGTCCACCAAAACTGAGATCCTTCTGAGCTACATGGAAATGCACAAAGGAAATTTTGTTAATGCATGAAGGAAATCTTGTTTTTGCTCATCAGCCAGATCGCATACAGATAAAATGCACATATTTGATGGATCTTTGAAGGCCCAAGCTCATGTCTTAGCTGATCTCTCTGCTAAAGCCTTCTCAGCAGATACTCTCTCAGGAACAAAATCTAAATGCACAAACagtaaacattaaaaataaaataaaaaacaaaaaaggggtAAGATAGGCTAAGGCCTTGTTTGTTTTAATACTATTTGCTTTTAAAGTTAAGTCCTATTTTTAGATCTATTATGAATACAAAATGCAAAAGATTTAAATGTACCAAACTTACACATGGGACTTAGGTGTTAAATGGAACAGGGGCAAGAAATACCTGATAGAAAGTCAAATCTCTTGCATTTGCTAACTGCTGATGCTGAAAAAAGATATACAAAAAGAAGCACTTTAGGACTACTGTTAATAATATATTCCCAACACTACTGCTTCTGATTTTGAGAAACAAACTTGCACAGCTAGTTATTTATGAAAGAGTGAAAtagtttgaaagaaaaatatagttGCTTCAAAAGCCAGTATAAAGACATGAAATCATCAGGCCTCCACTATTTCCATTTCAAACCTTCTAGGGCATAATGTAcactaaaatacaaaatattttctatgcCTTAACTTCAAATAAGGTCAAAAACAGAAAGAGAATTTACCTATGTGCTTGTAAGAAACATAATTCTTGCGATCCTTAACTGAACATGCATATGCATCATTAACAAATTGTTGAAGGAACTCCTCCTGTAAACAACATAGGAAATGAGGGATAAATAATAAGAATGTACTGGAATAGTAACTACAAAAGCTAAAACAGAAAACAGGAATCATTGTTTCAAGATGGAGATGCTAATCTCTAGTACCCCATCTCTATGCACACACAAAACTCATCAAGTACAAAGATCAGGAAACATCTTTTGTTGAATCCAGCCCAGTGAAAGTTACTGTTCTCTAATTATTTTCCAGAAAAATCAACCTCAAATTAATGGGGAAATGAATCTGATAAGTAGAGACAAACAGTACAGAAGTTCAATAACCAATCAATAACAGAGGAACAACATGCAACACAATCATAGTACTTTTTATATCAGAAATTGCTCTATATTTACTTCCTGGAAAATATCAACCTTCAAAGTCAGTTTTCCAACACCTCCAGTCTGAATAACAATGTAGTGCAAGTATACCAAGAGACTGGAGGATAACTTAGGataacttcttcttttttcagtGTCAAATAGagaaaaccaaacaaagcaGAAACATCAACACCCAAACAACCTTTAGACCATAGATACAGGGAGTGACTGGACATTTTTCAGAGATTGAACTGATAGGCTCCAACCTGTCAAAGGCCATACAGTTCCTCTCTGGCCAAATGGTCCAGAACAAACAAAGAGGGATCATTTCCATACTCTAaatcttttctttcccacaGAACTCCTATGCCACCCCAAAAAAACATATCTAACTGACCTTGACAGCACCCAGGAGAGATCAAAAAGCACAAAAATCAGCTGCCATAAACTTCCTGCTTAGTCAGAATAAAGAAGGATATGGTTGACTGATTCCTCATTGATTTTACACAAGCAAGACTAGTTATCTTCTTCCAAGTGGCCTCCCAGTCCCATGCAAAGAAACACACTTTTGTGGGGATCATTGAGCCCCAAACTTCTTTTTCTGGATAAGGAACCGCAGATGTAGCTtccaaagaactaaaaaaagatTTGACCAAGAAAAACCCATCCTTAGAGCCTTGCCAGACCAACCTATCATCATAGCCCCTAGAAACCCACCACTCCTTGAATCTGCCTACTAACCTTGTGGATATGTTGGTTTGAGGTGACAAGAGAAAAGGTGCTTCACCATCTGAATGGGGAAAAGTTAGAACAAGGAATCAGCTCACTTCCATCATCACTGAATCTAATAGCATTTTTATAATGTTACAACTTCCCCTCCAATATCACCAACTAATTTTCCACTGCCTGTCCACTAAAAGTTACAGGGATTATTTCCAAACTTCCAATTCTCATGCTCAATATCCATATTATGCTTTAGAGAAGTAGAATAAGGAATCAGTTTGTCTTGCATCATCCTTATCTTCCTCACTGAACCTCCACAATTTTCCATCGTCAATTTTCAACTCTTTTTAAACTCCCATTGGTCAGTAACAGTTTTAGGGATCCTATTCCTTTTTTTCATGTTGTTTCTGACATCCACTTCTCTTCCTAGTATTAATTGAACAAATATATTAAGAGATTCCCCTCATACCACCTACCAAGCAAAAATTCGTCCAGCGTGATAAGAAGTAAGAATGACTAATAACACTTAATCTACATGGTTCATACATAAAATAGGTTTCCTGATTTAGTTTATATATAAATCCCAGGTCACTCTTTTGTTTCAAGAGACCATGAGTAAACATCTATGATTCACAAGCTTCTTGACACATTTACAATATTTTGTTATATGTTATACACTTGTTTGGACGCTCAAATCTCATTCCATGGCTTCATAGAGATAAGCAGTTAAGCACTATGCAATCAAGATCAGAGTTGGAGTTCTTGGCAAAAGTGAGCTTATTCCGGTGGGTTGTGTAAATAATGTAGAGGAGTTGGCTGCAGCTATTTGTTGTAAGGTTGGAAGTCTCCCAACCACTTATCTAGGGTTGCCTTTAGGTGCGCAGTATAGGTCGCTGGCCGTTTGGGACGGTGTGGAGgagagaatgaggaaaaaaattggCTAGATGGAAGAGCCAATACATATCCAAAGGAGGCAGGATTACCTTGATCTGGAGTACTCTAGCTAATATGCCCATTTACTTTACGTCCATGCTCTCTATGCCTAGAAAAGTCAAACTGAGGTTAGAGTAGATTCAAAGGGAGTTCTTATGGGGAGGTGGAGCTCTTGAGAGGAAGATTCATCTTGTTAGGTGGGAGTTGGTTTGCCTTGAGAAGGATAATGGGGGGTTGGGGGTCAAGAGTCTTTCTATCCTCAATAAGGCTCTTTTATGTAAatggagttggagatttg
The sequence above is drawn from the Vitis riparia cultivar Riparia Gloire de Montpellier isolate 1030 chromosome 6, EGFV_Vit.rip_1.0, whole genome shotgun sequence genome and encodes:
- the LOC117916130 gene encoding WD repeat-containing protein 20-like, whose product is MINSSNINGGMSSPSSSSVNPRSPGLKTYFKTPEGRYKLHYEKTHPSSLLQYPHGKSVTQVTLAYLKEKQAQLAPTPSSSMSASSGVRFAAARFLGGGNGGRTLSFVGGNGASKSFTGTSRSSSLGGLSNCNSMLTSNYDGKGTYLIFNLGDTIYISDFNSQDKDPIKAIHFSNSNPVCHAFDAEAKDGHDLLIGLNSGDVYSVSLRQQLQDFGKKLVGAQHYNKDGSVSTSRCTSIAWIPQGDGAFAVAHSDGNLYVYEKGKDGTGDSSFPVIKDQTQFTVAHARSSKSNPVARWHICQGSINSIAFSSDGTYLATVGRDGYLRVFDYSKEQLICGGKSYYGALLCCAWSLDGKYILTGGEDDLVQVWSMEDRKVVAWGEGHSSWVSGVAFDSYWSSPSSDGTGESVMYRFGSVGQDTQLLLWDLSMEEIVVPLRRCPPGGSPTFGSGSQSSHWDSISPVGTLQPAPSMQDVPKLSPVVAHRVHSEPLSGLIFTQESILTACREGHVKFWMRPRSSESPPSNSEGLLSTISKEKLLMPGKVGGSSFK